GCTGGCCGTCCCAGTAGCCGAATGTCGTCGGCCCGGACTGAGACGAAGAGCTGCCGCCCTTGCCCTTCTGCCGGCCCGGCGTGCTGGGAGCGGGCGCGCCGCCGTACTTCTGCGATGGCATGGACGGGCCGTGAGGAATGCCGTAGCCGCCGCCCATGCCGGGGCCGGCCGCGTCGACCGGGCGGGCGGCCGCGAGCACGACCCCGATCGAGCCGACCAGGACAGCCACCGACGCGAGCCCCCGCTGCACCCTGCCCATGGCCGCTAGGATACACCACCTGGTCTCGCGTGGGCAGACGGCCGGGGCGGTGGCAGTGCTACCCTGGGGTCGTGCGTCCGACCGCCCGGGTTCCCGCGCTCATCGTGCACGGCGGAGCCGGCGCGGATCCCGGTGGCCGGGACGAATTGCGGTCGGGCATTCGCGACGCGACCGCCGCCGGCTGGCGAGCCCTGGACGAGGGCGGGACCGCCCTCGACGCCGTCGAGACCGCCGTCCGCCGCCTGGAGGACCACCCGCGGTTCAATGCCGGGCGCGGCTCCGTGCTGACCAGCGCCGGGACCGTGGAGGCCGACGCCGCCATCATGGAAGGCGACAGGCTCCGCAACGGGGCGGTCGGCGCCGTCTCCGGAGTTCCGAATCCGGTGACGCTCGCCCGCCGCATCCTGGACGACGGCCGGCATTCCTTCTTCGTGGGTCCAGGCGCGCTCGCTCGAGCCCGCGAGCTCGGCGTGCCTCTCTGCGACCCGACCGCCCTGGTGACCGAGCATCAGCGCCGCCGCCTCGCCACCCTGCAGGCCGGAACCGTCGGCGCGGTGGCGCTGGATCGATTCGGCACGATCGCCGCGGCCACGTCCACCGGCGGCACCGCGGGCAAGGCACCCGGGCGCGTCGGAGACAGCCCGCTGATCGGCTGCGGCACGTACGCCGAGAGCACGCTGGGCGGCGTCTCCTGCACCGGCGACGGCGAGGCGATCATCCGGGTCGTCCTCGCCCGGCGCACGCTCGAGATCCTGAAATCGGTGGGCGATCCCGCGCACGCCTGCGAGGTGGCGCTGAGCGTCCTCGTCGAGGAGGGGCTGGGCCAGGGGGGCCTGATCCTGCTCGACTGGCGCGGGCGCATGGGCTGGGCGCGGTCGACCGCCCTCATGCCGGTCGGACTCATGTCCCCCCGTCACGCCGAGCCGGAGCTGCCCTTCTGATGATCGACGTCGCCGACATCCGGGAGGCCGCGAAGCGCATCGCCGGCACGATCACCGAGACCCCCTGCCCCTACTCGGAGACACTCTCCGAGCTCACCGGGGCGCGCGTCTTCGTCAAGCTGGAGAATCTGCAGATGACCGGCTCGTTCAAGGAGCGTGGCGCGGCGAACCTGCTGCTCCAGCTCTCGCCGGCCGAGCGCCGCCGGGGCGTGATCGCGGCCAGCGCGGGCAACCACGGCCTCGCCGTCGCCTTCCACGCCGCCCGCCTCGGCATCGCGGCGGTCATCGTGATGCCGGAATGGGCGCCGCTCGCCAAGGTCACCGCGGCGCGCCGGCACGGCGCCGAGGTGGTGCTCCACGGCGAGAACTTCGACGAGGCCTACGTCCGCGCGCGCGAGATCGAGGCCGCGCGCCACCTGGTCTTCGTGCATCCCTTCGACGACGATCGGGTGATCGCCGGCCAGGGCACCATCGGGCTCGAGATGATCGCGCAGGTGCCGGGGCTCGACGCGGTGCTGGTGCCGGTGGGCGGGGGCGGGCTCATCGGCGGGGTGGCGGTCGCGGTCAAGGCGACCCGGCCGTCGGCGACCGTCATCGGCGTGCAGGCACACGAGGTGGCGGCGATGACCGCGGCGATCTCGGCGGGCGATCGGGTCACGGTGCCGGCCGCCACCACGATTGCCGACGGCATCGCGGTGCGCCGGGTCGGCGCCCACACCTTCGATCTGGCGCGCCGTCACGTCGACGGGCTGGTGACCGTGACCGAGGAGGAGATCGCCAACGCGATCCTCCTGCTGCTGGAGATCGAGAAGACGGTGGTGGAGGGCGCGGGCGCGGTGGCGCTCGCCGCCCTCGCCAACGGGCGCGTGGACCTCGAGGGCAAGCGCGTGGGGCTGGTCCTCTCCGGCGGCAACATCGACGTCAACGTGATCGCCCGCGTGATCGAGCGCGGCCTGGTCAAGGACGGCCGGCTCGTGCGCCTCCGCGTGCATCTGCGGGATCGCCCCGGATCGCTCAGCCGGCTCACCGCGCTGCTCGCGGCGGATCGGGCCAACGTGCTGCACATCGAGCACGACCGCGCGTTCTCGCGCGCCCCGGTGGGCGACAGCGAGGTCGAGGTGACGCTCGAGACCTCCGGCCCCGACCAGATCGCCACGATCAAGCGTCACCTCGCCGAGGCCGGCTACTCGGCCGAGGAGGTCGCGCCCACCTGACCCGGCCGCCGCGTCAGGACCGCGAGAGGGTGAAGCGGGCGGCGGTGGTGCCCTCGGGACCGGCGAGCCACTCCTTCACCGTCTCGTAGCCGTACCGGAGCGCGGCGCG
Above is a window of Candidatus Methylomirabilota bacterium DNA encoding:
- a CDS encoding isoaspartyl peptidase/L-asparaginase, encoding MRPTARVPALIVHGGAGADPGGRDELRSGIRDATAAGWRALDEGGTALDAVETAVRRLEDHPRFNAGRGSVLTSAGTVEADAAIMEGDRLRNGAVGAVSGVPNPVTLARRILDDGRHSFFVGPGALARARELGVPLCDPTALVTEHQRRRLATLQAGTVGAVALDRFGTIAAATSTGGTAGKAPGRVGDSPLIGCGTYAESTLGGVSCTGDGEAIIRVVLARRTLEILKSVGDPAHACEVALSVLVEEGLGQGGLILLDWRGRMGWARSTALMPVGLMSPRHAEPELPF
- a CDS encoding threonine ammonia-lyase → MIDVADIREAAKRIAGTITETPCPYSETLSELTGARVFVKLENLQMTGSFKERGAANLLLQLSPAERRRGVIAASAGNHGLAVAFHAARLGIAAVIVMPEWAPLAKVTAARRHGAEVVLHGENFDEAYVRAREIEAARHLVFVHPFDDDRVIAGQGTIGLEMIAQVPGLDAVLVPVGGGGLIGGVAVAVKATRPSATVIGVQAHEVAAMTAAISAGDRVTVPAATTIADGIAVRRVGAHTFDLARRHVDGLVTVTEEEIANAILLLLEIEKTVVEGAGAVALAALANGRVDLEGKRVGLVLSGGNIDVNVIARVIERGLVKDGRLVRLRVHLRDRPGSLSRLTALLAADRANVLHIEHDRAFSRAPVGDSEVEVTLETSGPDQIATIKRHLAEAGYSAEEVAPT